The following proteins are co-located in the Triticum aestivum cultivar Chinese Spring chromosome 1A, IWGSC CS RefSeq v2.1, whole genome shotgun sequence genome:
- the LOC123180104 gene encoding respiratory burst oxidase homolog protein C-like yields MRNGEGTGGGTAGDIVEAGDERDQGPRFVEPVSASHGLQAPRDGSDDDDDSLVEITLDLRDDDSIVVVKQETLAKRPPSYGHGVLRDASARVEQAPQELRRLTASSKQGQGGAPSCVGRSMTATAHLLKFLSRVDASAGWAAVERRFDEEAKDGLLHRSKFAKCIGTKELAFAGELFDALARRRHISGESISKPELLEFWDQISDRSFDGRLQIFMDMTEKDGDGRVLEEDIKEMIMLSANANNLTMDTQQSQKYARLMMEELDPDDLGYIQLFEVESLLLQTASRTKPTGTTLSSKLSMRLHPTTAEPSPLRRWYRRASYSLGGNWRWRALYACERMARPLRGSARSVAILEVAVFPDPASAMSMRFSKPQGFSYKSGQYIFLKCPAVSRSQWHPFYITSAPRDEHVSVHIRAVGDWAKELHNVFLKVCPTPTKEKSEMIRVEYDLDSSSNPSFPKVVIDGPYSAPTQDYKKYDTVLLVGTGVGAAPMISLVKDIVNNMKQPNCRDGESRTTQTCRAYFYWITREQGSFEWFRGFMDEMVETGDEGVIELHNYYSSIYEEGDTRSALISLLQSLNHAKHDIDMVSGARVKTHFGRPNWWDVYERIALRHREQRVGVFYCGTPVLTKELSELAHNFSRKTSTKFEFYNANF; encoded by the exons ATGCGCAACGGTGAGGGGACCGGCGGCGGAACAGCGGGGGACATCGTGGAGGCCGGCGACGAGAGAGACCAGGGGCCGCGGTTCGTGGAGCCCGTGTCCGCGTCGCACGGGTTGCAGGCGCCGCGCGATGgcagcgacgacgacgatgactcCTTGGTCGAGATCACCCTCGACCTTAGGGACGATGACTCGATTGTGGTGGTGAAACAGGAGACGCTGGCCAAGCGCCCGCCCTCGTACGGCCACGGCGTGCTCCGGGACGCCTCGGCGCGGGTCGAGCAGGCGCCGCAGGAGCTCCGGCGGCTCACGGCATCAAGCAAGCAGGGACAGGGAGGCGCCCCGAGCTGCGTCGGTAGGTCCATGACCGCCACCGCGCACTTGCTCAAGTTCCTCAGCCGGGTTGACGCCTCCGCCGGTTGGGCCGCCGTTGAGAGGCGCTTCGACGAAGAAGCCAAGGATGGCCTCCTCCACCGGTCCAAGTTCGCCAAGTGCATCG GGACGAAGGAGCTCGCGTTCGCCGGCGAGCTGTTCGACGCACTGGCAAGGCGTCGGCACATCTCCGGAGAGAGCATCAGCAAGCCGGAGCTGCTCGAGTTTTGGGACCAAATTTCCGACCGCAGCTTCGATGGCCGCCTGCAAATCTTCATGGATAT GACTGAGAAGGACGGTGACGGGAGAGTCCTCGAGGAGGACATCAAAGAG ATGATCATGCTGAGCGCGAATGCAAACAACCTAACGATGGACACACAACAGTCCCAAAAGTACGCCCGGCTCATGATGGAGGAACTGGACCCTGACGACCTCGGCTACATCCAG TTGTTCGAGGTGGAGAGTCTCCTGCTGCAGACGGCGAGCCGTACGAAGCCGACCGGGACAACCCTCAGCAGCAAACTGAGCATGCGCCTCCACCCGACGACGGCGGAGCCCAGCCCACTCCGGCGGTGGTACAGGCGTGCTAGCTACTCCCTGGGGGGCAACTGGCGCTGGCGAGCCCTGTACGCGTGCGAGCGAATGGCGCGGCCGCTGCGGGGCAGCGCGCGGTCAGTGGCCATACTGGAGGTGGCCGTGTTCCCGGATCCTGCGAGCGCGATGTCGATGCGCTTCTCCAAGCCGCAGGGGTTCAGTTACAAGAGCGGACAGTACATCTTCCTCAAATGTCCTGCCGTCTCACGATCCCAGTG GCACCCGTTCTACATCACGTCGGCGCCACGGGACGAGCACGTCAGCGTCCACATCAGGGCGGTCGGTGACTGGGCCAAGGAACTCCACAACGTCTTCCTAAAG GTTTGCCCGACGCCAACAAAGGAGAAGAGCGAGATGATCCGGGTGGAGTATGACCTTGACAGCTCATCGAATCCGAG CTTTCCGAAGGTGGTGATCGACGGGCCATATAGTGCGCCGACGCAGGACTACAAGAAGTATGACACCGTCCTACTAGTGGGGACCGGCGTTGGTGCCGCACCCATGATCTCCCTCGTCAAGGACATCGTCAACAACATGAAGCAACCCAACTGCAGGGATGGCGAATCTAGGACCACTCAAACTTGTCGTGCCTACTTCTACTGGATCACCCGGGAGCAAGGCTCCTTTGAGTGGTTCCGTGGATTCATGGACGAGATGGTGGAGACAGGGGACGAGGGTGTCATCGAGCTTCATAACTACTATAGCAGCATCTACGAGGAGGGCGACACCCGGTCCGCGCTCATCTCCTTGCTCCAGTCCCTTAACCACGCCAAGCACGACATCGACATGGTCTCTGGTGCTCGCGTCAAGACCCACTTCGGCCGACCAAACTGGTGGGATGTCTATGAGCGTATCGCCCTCAGGCACCGTGAACAACGCGTTG GAGTATTCTACTGTGGCACGCCGGTGCTGACAAAAGAGCTGAGCGAGCTTGCCCATAATTTCTCGAGAAAGACAAGCACAAAGTTTGAGTTTTATAATGCGAACTTCTAG